The Pelodiscus sinensis isolate JC-2024 chromosome 30, ASM4963464v1, whole genome shotgun sequence genome has a window encoding:
- the LOC102460267 gene encoding olfactory receptor 6B9-like, which yields MRVENATLVTHFIILGFPSLQKLQLLLFLVGLVIYMVTLSGHIIIILIVRIDRRLHTPMYFFLSHFSFLEIWYTSNIIPKMLEGFLDKDKSISYTGCIAQLYFLITLGTAECFIVAIMAYDRYVAICNPLRYPILMSNSVCFRLALSSLVGAFLVNIPPLVSVCKLPFCGPNQINHFFCDNSPLLKLSCVDPREAETINFIVATGVIVSSFLLIVVSYVLILATILKIPSATGRQKAFSTCGSHLAVVAIFFGTLMFMYVRPTSSDSNYSVDFNKLVSVFYTVVTPMLNPVIYCLRNKEVQEALRKAMMGRCLLLPKAKHISNEGL from the coding sequence ATGAGGGTGGAGAATGCAACACTAGTGACCCACTTCATCATCCTGGGCTTCCCCAGCCTCCAGAAGCTGCAGCTGTTGCTGTTTTTGGTGGGCTTGGTCATATACATGGTGACCTTGTCTGGACATATCATCATAATCCTGATAGTACGTATCGACCGCCGCCTCCatacccccatgtactttttcctcagcCACTTCTCCTTCCTGGAGATCTGGTACACCTCCAACATCATCCCCAAGATGCTGGAGGGATTCCTGGACAAGGACAAATCCATCTCCTACACTGGCTGCATTGCCCAGCTGTACTTCCTCATCACCTTGGGCACTGCTGAATGCTTCATCGTGGCCATCATGGCCTATGATCGCTATGTAGCCATCTGCAACCCACTGCGCTACCCGATCCTCATGAGTAACAGTGTTTGTTTTCGGTTGGCCCTGAGCTCTTTGGTAGGGGCCTTCCTTGTCAACATTCCACCCCTGGTCTCGGTCTGCAAGTTGCCCTTCTGTGGGCCCAACCAGATCAACCACTTCTTTTGTGATAATTCACCCTTGCTGAAGCTCTCTTGTGTGGACCCCCGCGAGGCTGAGACCATCAATTTCATTGTGGCCACCGGCGTCATTGTCAGCTCCTTCCTCCTGATTGTGGTCTCCTACGTCCTCATCCTGGCGACAATCCTGAAGATTCCTTCGGCCACAGGGCGCCAGAAAGCTTTCTCTACCTGCGGCTCCCATCTGGCCGTAGTGGCCATCTTCTTCGGCACATTGATGTTCATGTATGTGCGGCCAACATCCAGTGACTCCAATTATTCAGTTGACTTCAACAAGTTGGTGTCCGTGTTCTACACGGTGGTGACGCCCATGCTGAACCCTGTAATATActgcctgaggaacaaggaggtcCAGGAAGCTTTGAGGAAAGCCATGATGGGAAGGTGTCTACTGCTGCCCAAGGCTAAACACATTTCCAATGAGGGTTTGTAA